One Actinomycetota bacterium DNA segment encodes these proteins:
- a CDS encoding redoxin domain-containing protein translates to MVNRGEFLRRLKRTSLILLAIVLIISGISCTGNGSTQETTSQDKTKISGSVKVGDVAPDFEMRNQAQLKVSLSEFKGKKNVVVVFYPADFTPVUTGELSLYRDDYTRIQGMNTEVLGVSADNWPCHAEFSKQLKLPFDLLSDWKRDVSPMYGAWDETELTSTRKSFLIDKTGKVVFTQEAELTKPRDHAAMMKAIEDLAKKGGG, encoded by the coding sequence TTGGTAAATAGGGGGGAGTTTTTGCGTCGTCTTAAGCGGACAAGCTTAATTTTGCTCGCCATTGTCCTTATCATAAGCGGCATTTCCTGTACCGGTAACGGTAGCACCCAAGAAACAACCTCCCAAGACAAAACTAAAATATCCGGTTCCGTTAAAGTCGGAGATGTTGCCCCCGATTTTGAAATGCGCAACCAGGCGCAATTAAAGGTATCCCTCTCCGAATTCAAGGGAAAAAAGAACGTCGTCGTGGTGTTTTACCCCGCTGATTTTACGCCCGTCTGAACGGGCGAGCTGTCCCTGTACCGCGATGACTACACGCGGATACAAGGGATGAACACCGAGGTCCTCGGTGTAAGCGCGGACAACTGGCCTTGCCATGCGGAGTTCAGTAAGCAGTTAAAGCTTCCGTTCGATTTGCTGTCCGACTGGAAACGAGACGTTAGTCCGATGTATGGCGCGTGGGATGAAACCGAACTAACCTCGACGCGCAAGAGTTTTCTAATAGACAAGACCGGCAAGGTCGTGTTTACGCAGGAAGCCGAGTTAACCAAACCCCGCGACCACGCGGCGATGATGAAAGCTATCGAGGATCTTGCTAAGAAAGGC
- a CDS encoding redox-sensing transcriptional repressor Rex — protein MTETGRRQVLERTRVPEGVIQRLSTYLRCLTSFKRDGLTVVSSQKLSMSARVNPAQIRRDLSYFGSFGRRGLGYDIDGLINVISDILGVKHINDIALVGVGMLGRAILGYSGLKEQGFRIAYAFDNDRSKIGKTIGGVKIQGIGDIKPTIEKNRVSIGIISVPGEAAQVIADILVESGVQIILNYTPTPVAVPEDIQLHTSDPARELLHTLYYITRVTKK, from the coding sequence ATGACAGAAACTGGAAGGAGGCAGGTCTTGGAACGCACCCGAGTACCCGAGGGCGTAATACAACGGTTATCGACATACTTACGGTGTCTAACCAGTTTCAAGCGTGACGGCCTAACTGTCGTATCTTCCCAAAAGTTGAGCATGTCAGCTAGGGTAAACCCCGCCCAGATCCGCCGCGACCTGTCGTATTTCGGTTCATTCGGAAGACGGGGCTTAGGCTACGATATAGATGGTCTGATCAACGTAATCTCGGATATTCTTGGCGTCAAGCACATCAACGATATCGCGTTGGTAGGCGTTGGTATGCTGGGCCGTGCCATCTTGGGATATTCCGGCTTGAAAGAGCAAGGTTTCCGCATTGCCTACGCGTTTGACAACGACCGCTCCAAGATCGGTAAGACCATCGGCGGGGTCAAGATCCAGGGTATCGGCGACATCAAACCGACAATCGAGAAAAACAGAGTCTCAATCGGTATCATCTCCGTGCCTGGTGAGGCCGCCCAGGTCATCGCCGACATTCTTGTGGAAAGCGGCGTCCAGATAATCCTGAATTACACCCCGACGCCGGTTGCCGTGCCCGAAGACATCCAGTTGCATACCTCTGACCCAGCCAGAGAACTTCTCCACACCCTTTACTACATCACGAGAGTCACCAAGAAATAA
- a CDS encoding UPF0182 family protein → MDKWIRWIAGVVIIFFLVFGTMLMTYYTDFLWFKELGYSAVFIKVLITKISLGLIFGAAFFAIFYSNVLLTRRLAPKFRVSYLTGVIQLKGVFLEQYLNRILLAIAAVLSFIAASSASGVWERWLLFLNATPFGTVDPIFGNDISFYVFKLPFWQFLWGFFFAALVVSAIFAMAVHVLDGGIRVVPGEQKFADHVKAHISILAAALSVMLALGFRLLQYGLLYSDRGVAFGASYTDVHAELPVFSIMIVVSLVTAALFLVNIRVKGWKLPLAGLAILVVSLVVFAGVYPAFVQQYRVSPNEIAVENPYIKRNIEFTRKAYGLENVKSRPYSADTPMTAQLLEENKATVQNIRLWDWRPLTKTFNQLQAIRLYYDFADVDIDRYTLDGAYTQTTLAAREMNIDQLPETAKTWVNQHMVYTHGYGIVMNPVNKVTAEGLPDLVVKDIPPSSKVLKIDRPEIYYGEKTNDYVLINTNTNEFDYPKGDKNQYTKYKGTGGVPVGSFFNKLMYAWRFASLKLLVSSTLTADSKVLFNRNITTRTDTLAPFLYYDKDPYIVAAPDGKGKNRLFWIYDAYTVSDMYPYSTPYSDGGRWNYIRNSVKVVIDAYNGTTDFYIVDKKDPVIKTYAKIFPTLFKTKEMPAALKKHWRYPENLFNVQAYMYATYHMLDPQVFYNKEDMWQVAKETFQGGAQQMDPYYMIMRLPGDKREDFMLITPFTPAKKNNMVAWLSANCDSPTYGELVVYKFSKDKLVFGPMQIEARINQDPAISQFLTLVSQRGSTISKGPLLVIPLAGSLLYVQPLYIQAEQGELPELKRVFVSYSDKVVMEASLPDALARLFGAPTGTQVESPAAGAATGAAATASPQVKALIAEALDHYNRAIEAQKAGDWTTYGTELQALRGTLIQLQQAQNQ, encoded by the coding sequence ATGGATAAGTGGATACGGTGGATAGCCGGCGTCGTTATCATTTTCTTCTTAGTGTTCGGGACTATGTTGATGACATACTACACGGATTTTCTGTGGTTTAAAGAACTGGGCTACTCGGCTGTCTTCATCAAGGTGCTCATCACCAAGATTTCTCTAGGCCTGATATTCGGAGCCGCGTTTTTCGCGATATTCTATTCCAACGTTCTCTTGACCAGACGGCTTGCACCCAAGTTCCGCGTGTCGTATTTGACCGGGGTGATCCAGCTAAAAGGCGTGTTTCTAGAACAATATCTGAACCGGATCCTCTTGGCTATAGCCGCAGTTCTAAGTTTTATTGCCGCTTCAAGCGCCTCCGGAGTCTGGGAACGCTGGCTTCTGTTTCTTAACGCTACGCCCTTCGGCACCGTCGACCCGATTTTCGGCAACGACATCTCGTTCTACGTTTTCAAGTTACCTTTCTGGCAGTTTCTCTGGGGTTTCTTCTTCGCGGCGTTGGTTGTCAGCGCTATATTTGCCATGGCCGTTCACGTGTTGGACGGCGGTATAAGGGTGGTGCCGGGAGAGCAGAAGTTTGCCGACCACGTCAAAGCGCATATCTCGATTCTCGCGGCCGCGTTAAGCGTGATGCTGGCGCTTGGATTCAGGTTACTGCAGTACGGCTTGCTGTATTCCGACAGAGGCGTCGCCTTCGGCGCGAGCTACACCGATGTTCATGCCGAACTACCGGTGTTCTCAATAATGATTGTCGTGTCTCTGGTTACAGCCGCTTTGTTCCTGGTCAACATCCGGGTTAAAGGCTGGAAGCTGCCTTTGGCCGGTTTGGCGATCCTCGTCGTCTCGCTGGTCGTCTTCGCCGGCGTCTATCCCGCTTTCGTTCAGCAATACAGGGTGTCTCCGAACGAGATAGCGGTAGAGAATCCGTATATCAAACGGAATATTGAATTCACGAGAAAAGCGTACGGCCTGGAGAACGTGAAGAGCCGGCCTTATTCGGCAGACACCCCTATGACCGCGCAGCTGCTGGAAGAGAACAAAGCCACCGTCCAGAATATCCGCCTATGGGATTGGAGGCCTCTGACTAAGACCTTCAATCAGCTGCAGGCCATCCGGCTATACTACGATTTCGCCGACGTCGATATCGACCGCTATACATTGGACGGCGCCTACACGCAAACGACGCTCGCGGCGCGTGAGATGAACATCGACCAGCTGCCTGAGACGGCTAAGACCTGGGTCAATCAGCATATGGTTTATACGCACGGCTACGGGATCGTGATGAATCCGGTCAATAAGGTGACGGCCGAAGGATTGCCGGACCTGGTAGTCAAGGACATACCGCCGTCGTCAAAGGTTCTCAAGATCGACCGGCCGGAAATTTATTACGGGGAGAAGACCAACGACTATGTTTTGATCAATACGAATACCAACGAGTTCGACTACCCCAAAGGCGATAAAAACCAATACACGAAGTACAAGGGCACGGGCGGCGTGCCGGTCGGTTCCTTCTTTAATAAACTTATGTACGCGTGGCGGTTCGCGTCCCTAAAATTGCTGGTGTCGTCGACATTGACGGCGGACAGCAAGGTTCTATTCAACCGGAACATTACGACTCGCACGGATACCCTGGCGCCGTTCCTTTACTATGACAAAGACCCGTATATCGTGGCGGCGCCGGACGGCAAGGGCAAGAACCGTCTCTTCTGGATCTACGACGCCTATACGGTCTCCGACATGTATCCCTACTCGACGCCGTATTCGGACGGCGGGCGCTGGAACTACATCAGAAACTCGGTCAAAGTCGTCATCGACGCTTATAACGGCACGACGGATTTCTACATCGTGGACAAGAAGGACCCGGTCATCAAGACCTACGCCAAGATCTTCCCGACCTTGTTTAAAACGAAAGAGATGCCGGCAGCGCTTAAGAAACACTGGCGCTACCCCGAGAACCTCTTCAACGTCCAGGCCTACATGTATGCGACCTACCATATGCTCGATCCGCAAGTCTTCTACAACAAGGAGGATATGTGGCAGGTGGCCAAGGAGACTTTTCAGGGTGGAGCCCAGCAGATGGATCCTTATTACATGATTATGCGGCTGCCGGGAGACAAGCGCGAGGACTTCATGCTGATAACGCCGTTTACCCCGGCCAAGAAGAACAACATGGTCGCCTGGTTGTCGGCCAACTGCGACAGTCCGACCTACGGAGAACTGGTCGTCTATAAATTCAGCAAGGACAAGCTGGTGTTCGGGCCGATGCAGATTGAAGCCCGCATCAATCAGGACCCGGCCATCTCCCAGTTTCTGACCTTGGTCAGCCAGCGCGGTTCCACCATATCCAAAGGGCCGCTGCTTGTTATTCCGTTGGCCGGGTCTCTGCTTTATGTTCAGCCTCTGTATATCCAAGCGGAACAGGGTGAATTGCCGGAACTCAAACGGGTTTTTGTCTCCTATAGCGACAAGGTTGTCATGGAGGCGTCGTTGCCCGACGCGCTGGCCAGATTATTCGGCGCGCCCACCGGGACGCAGGTCGAATCGCCTGCGGCCGGGGCTGCTACTGGCGCGGCGGCGACCGCCTCACCTCAGGTGAAGGCTTTAATCGCCGAAGCGCTGGATCATTATAACCGGGCGATCGAGGCGCAGAAGGCCGGCGATTGGACGACTTACGGAACCGAGTTGCAAGCCTTACGGGGCACATTGATCCAGCTCCAGCAGGCGCAGAATCAATAA
- a CDS encoding glycosyl transferase family 2 has translation MDHSNSILTKSVQEQLHKIKRADILIGIPSYGDSETINHVISTAGAGIARFYPGLKGVIVNSYGARPGDRTTHEAAQAAVVPFGIDKIVAHYTGISGKGSAFRMIFEIADRLGARIVMTLDADLKSIKPTWIKLLADPVYKLSYGFVTPYYLRHKHDGTITNSIVYPLTRALYGRRVRQPIGGEFCFSGALAKIYAHQQVWSTDIARFGIDVWMTTTAITEGFRLAQASMGVKLHDDKDPASDLAPMFKQVTGTCFKLMGENEVRWKAITGSNHIFTYGAKRRWREPPGRTERPRKLVEHFKAGFRTHQAFLKHYLSPANFQALTNIASAGEDVFHFPEELWARVVYDFAVAYNFSGEDPEMVVGLLTPVYYGRTASFILEVQGMSDIMVESLIEGQALLYEDNKSYLIKRWNEAKKLMEKGT, from the coding sequence ATGGACCATTCCAACTCCATTCTCACTAAATCAGTCCAGGAACAGCTGCACAAGATCAAGCGGGCCGATATCTTGATCGGTATTCCGAGCTACGGAGATTCGGAGACGATCAATCACGTCATTTCCACCGCCGGAGCAGGCATCGCCAGGTTTTATCCCGGGCTAAAGGGCGTGATTGTAAATTCTTACGGAGCCAGGCCGGGCGACCGTACCACCCACGAAGCGGCCCAGGCGGCGGTCGTTCCATTCGGCATAGACAAGATCGTCGCCCACTACACCGGCATTTCCGGCAAAGGCAGCGCTTTCAGGATGATTTTCGAGATTGCTGACCGGCTGGGCGCCCGCATCGTTATGACCTTGGACGCCGACCTGAAAAGTATCAAACCGACCTGGATAAAACTTCTGGCCGACCCGGTCTACAAGTTGAGCTACGGCTTCGTTACCCCATATTATCTGAGACACAAACACGATGGGACCATCACCAATAGCATCGTTTACCCGTTAACGCGCGCTTTATACGGCCGCCGTGTCCGTCAACCGATCGGCGGGGAGTTCTGTTTCAGCGGGGCGCTGGCCAAGATTTACGCGCACCAGCAGGTTTGGAGCACCGATATCGCGCGGTTCGGCATCGACGTCTGGATGACAACCACGGCGATTACAGAAGGTTTCCGGTTGGCGCAGGCCAGCATGGGGGTTAAACTGCACGACGACAAAGACCCGGCGAGCGACTTGGCGCCGATGTTTAAGCAAGTCACGGGGACGTGTTTTAAACTGATGGGCGAGAATGAGGTCAGGTGGAAGGCGATCACCGGCAGCAACCACATCTTCACCTATGGCGCGAAGAGGCGTTGGCGTGAGCCGCCCGGCAGGACGGAACGTCCGCGAAAGCTGGTCGAGCACTTCAAGGCTGGGTTTCGCACCCATCAGGCGTTCTTAAAACACTACTTGAGCCCGGCCAATTTCCAGGCGCTCACCAATATCGCCTCGGCCGGAGAGGACGTGTTCCACTTTCCCGAAGAGCTATGGGCCAGGGTCGTTTACGATTTCGCGGTCGCCTATAATTTCTCGGGCGAGGACCCCGAAATGGTGGTCGGTTTGCTGACGCCGGTTTATTACGGCCGGACGGCCTCTTTCATCCTGGAGGTCCAAGGCATGAGCGACATCATGGTCGAGTCGCTGATCGAAGGGCAGGCGCTGCTATACGAGGATAATAAGAGTTACCTTATTAAAAGATGGAACGAAGCGAAGAAACTAATGGAAAAGGGGACGTAA
- a CDS encoding site-2 protease family protein, translating to MVSQGIRLGRLMGIEIRVSFSWFVIFGLVTVLLATAYFPQAYPNLPRNEYLILGFVTSFLFFVSVLLHELSHSVIARFNHINIRSITLFIFGGVAHMDEDPSTPAAEFLMAVAGPFASIILSGLFAGAYLTAGTLKLGVLFTGPLLYLAIINIYLAVFNLIPGYPLDGGRVLRAFLWAITKDIRRATRIASLMGQAFAMLLIFSGLYMIFVERAFWVNGLWFIFIGIFLQQVAAAGYEEVVMHLTLSGVKVKDIMTPDVVTVGAATMVNDLVNDYFMRYKHSKFPVVEGGAVIGVVTLQSIQDVPRDEWDRTRTRAVTPSFDKRAEVLPEMMAEEAIARMTDIHVGYLLVMEDGDIKGILTMRDLAGAIQMRRNLGV from the coding sequence ATGGTTAGCCAAGGTATCAGACTCGGTAGATTAATGGGCATCGAGATAAGGGTGTCTTTCAGCTGGTTCGTAATTTTCGGGCTGGTGACAGTCCTGCTGGCAACGGCGTACTTCCCCCAAGCTTATCCGAACCTCCCGCGTAACGAGTACCTGATTCTTGGTTTTGTCACTTCATTCTTGTTTTTCGTGTCGGTCCTCCTGCACGAGTTGTCGCATTCCGTCATCGCGCGTTTTAACCACATCAACATCAGGAGCATAACCCTGTTTATTTTTGGCGGCGTGGCTCACATGGACGAGGACCCCTCTACACCGGCAGCGGAGTTCTTGATGGCCGTAGCCGGACCTTTCGCGAGCATCATCTTATCAGGCTTATTCGCCGGCGCTTACCTGACGGCGGGGACGTTAAAGCTCGGGGTGCTCTTCACCGGCCCGTTATTGTACCTGGCTATCATCAACATCTACCTGGCAGTCTTCAATCTGATTCCCGGTTATCCCTTAGACGGCGGCCGCGTTTTGCGGGCCTTTCTCTGGGCGATTACCAAAGATATCCGCCGGGCCACGCGGATCGCCTCGTTAATGGGCCAGGCCTTTGCCATGCTGTTGATTTTCAGCGGGCTCTATATGATTTTTGTCGAGCGGGCGTTCTGGGTGAATGGTCTGTGGTTTATCTTCATCGGCATTTTCTTGCAGCAGGTGGCCGCCGCCGGTTACGAGGAAGTCGTGATGCATTTGACTCTTTCCGGGGTAAAGGTAAAAGACATAATGACTCCGGACGTCGTTACGGTCGGGGCGGCTACGATGGTGAACGACCTTGTAAATGACTACTTTATGCGTTATAAACACAGCAAGTTCCCGGTTGTCGAGGGCGGAGCGGTAATAGGCGTAGTAACCCTGCAGAGCATTCAAGACGTACCGCGGGACGAGTGGGACAGGACGCGGACCCGGGCAGTGACGCCGTCTTTTGATAAGCGAGCCGAGGTGCTGCCTGAGATGATGGCGGAGGAGGCCATCGCCCGGATGACCGACATCCATGTCGGCTATCTGCTCGTTATGGAGGACGGGGATATCAAAGGGATTCTGACTATGCGGGACCTGGCCGGCGCGATTCAGATGCGCCGCAATTTGGGGGTTTAG
- a CDS encoding phosphotransferase, with product MPELKHDEVQKYLSYVVGPGSKLISVGGMPSTGENDELKGFGYGEPVLIEYELNGVIQKAVLGSARTDGGFGHDFLADRAHGVVLAGETFNKLPRHIELMDTGAITKDGQLISIGAADNFFIFDKYAGGREYFRDLERIKSDGALTDNDRERCRALSKYLTEIHAVKKDAPELYVRRIRDLVGQGECIMGLIDSYPEDWAFPYAGVLRDIEMKCVDWRWRLRDRASRLCVEHGDFHPWNVLFLEDTGTDFMVLDRSRGEFGEAADDVAAMSINYIFYALQQGGAFEGPFKELFEIFWREYLENSGDGEVMTVIQPFYAWRGLVVASPVWYPNLTDEIRQKLFNFVLNMLAADKFSPADIGPYLEKP from the coding sequence ATGCCTGAATTAAAGCACGACGAAGTCCAAAAGTATCTGAGCTATGTTGTCGGTCCCGGCTCTAAGTTAATATCCGTCGGCGGCATGCCGTCTACAGGAGAAAACGACGAGCTCAAGGGCTTCGGATACGGCGAGCCTGTGTTAATTGAATACGAGCTGAACGGTGTGATCCAGAAAGCCGTCCTGGGCAGCGCCCGAACCGACGGCGGTTTCGGACACGATTTCTTGGCCGACCGGGCTCACGGCGTCGTGCTGGCGGGAGAGACGTTCAATAAACTGCCGCGGCATATAGAGCTGATGGATACCGGCGCGATTACGAAGGACGGGCAGCTTATTTCGATAGGCGCGGCCGACAACTTCTTCATCTTCGACAAGTATGCCGGGGGGAGAGAGTATTTCCGGGACCTGGAACGTATCAAGAGCGACGGGGCGCTGACCGATAACGACCGTGAACGCTGCCGGGCTTTGAGCAAATACCTGACAGAAATTCACGCCGTTAAGAAAGACGCCCCCGAACTCTATGTCAGACGGATCCGCGACCTGGTCGGACAAGGCGAATGCATTATGGGCCTGATTGACAGCTACCCTGAGGACTGGGCCTTCCCCTACGCCGGCGTCTTGCGCGATATCGAGATGAAGTGCGTTGACTGGCGCTGGCGGCTGCGGGACCGAGCCAGCCGTCTTTGCGTCGAACACGGAGATTTTCACCCCTGGAACGTACTCTTCCTGGAGGACACGGGGACGGACTTCATGGTCCTTGACAGAAGCCGCGGCGAATTCGGCGAAGCAGCCGACGACGTGGCCGCGATGAGCATAAATTACATTTTCTACGCGCTGCAGCAAGGCGGCGCCTTCGAGGGTCCGTTCAAAGAGCTGTTTGAGATATTCTGGCGCGAGTATCTGGAGAATAGCGGCGACGGCGAGGTCATGACGGTCATCCAGCCCTTCTATGCCTGGCGCGGCCTGGTGGTCGCCTCACCCGTCTGGTATCCGAACCTGACCGATGAAATCCGTCAGAAATTATTCAACTTCGTCTTAAACATGCTGGCCGCGGACAAGTTCAGCCCGGCCGATATTGGACCTTACCTGGAGAAACCATGA
- a CDS encoding adenylyl-sulfate kinase produces the protein MRQGFAVWLTGTPASGKSRRARTLKSLLDQEGVPAQRLESDELRKVLTPNPTYSPEEREWFYNVMLYLGKILADNGVNVIFDATGNLNRYRDAARDSIDRFCEVYVYCPQEVCVDRDPKNIYADAKIDKAKNVPGLGSTYEPPKNPEVTVEGHKEEQNESAAKILAWMKIHWPDEFKD, from the coding sequence ATGAGACAGGGTTTCGCCGTCTGGCTCACCGGCACCCCGGCTTCCGGCAAATCGCGGCGGGCCCGGACTCTAAAGTCTTTGCTGGATCAGGAAGGCGTTCCGGCCCAACGGTTGGAATCGGACGAGTTGCGCAAGGTGCTGACGCCTAACCCGACCTATTCCCCGGAAGAACGTGAATGGTTCTACAACGTTATGTTGTATTTGGGGAAGATACTAGCCGACAACGGGGTGAACGTCATCTTCGACGCGACCGGCAATCTGAATCGCTACCGGGACGCCGCCCGGGACTCGATAGACCGTTTCTGCGAGGTCTACGTTTATTGTCCGCAGGAAGTCTGCGTCGACCGCGATCCGAAAAATATCTACGCCGACGCGAAGATTGACAAAGCGAAAAACGTGCCCGGCCTCGGCTCGACCTATGAACCGCCGAAGAATCCCGAGGTTACGGTCGAGGGGCACAAAGAGGAACAGAACGAATCAGCGGCGAAAATCCTGGCTTGGATGAAAATCCACTGGCCGGACGAGTTCAAGGATTAA
- a CDS encoding GGDEF domain-containing protein: MEDSKKSNTKAYLTYAICSLIIAGYAGAYYWLGYQGLPASTLAVVKAAMYLAVPALAAFTAFVAWIFAERTYKRSMFFLAVATVLMVSGETVWIAQSLAKAGAVAARTGLGDYLISGGYLFLWALLLSMARFKNLRFQTNLRRLVDVYLYLLFTALLVWNINFRYVFLKISSFTNLANIIVAVAPILILALVFGVAANTVGFKRGRWRPWDVLIALGVSSLIAASVGFTYLSVRGAYSPANPVTALPDIGWMAGYFMFFLAGASYLMADDKSIHKVDEVREPRLFSMPRELLIYISILGSILLFLPLAFMDNPAAYDNWVILVCTVMLVLLVILRAFLYVSSTNKLVLTSLVDLLTCVNNYQYLQTKLDAELSRAMRYNETLSIALIDLYKFSEVNKTRGHAMGDAILKSFAKVLRTYLRLPDSVCRIGGDEFAIILPQTGLDGAETVCNRIKETLKDKNHSAVSVFLNGVSCGISSYPDHGEDRQTLLDNAEIALKWAESHGRDQVAVFNAKKMGQIGQSGDVAENGS; this comes from the coding sequence TTGGAAGACAGCAAGAAATCGAACACAAAAGCATACTTGACTTACGCAATCTGCTCATTAATAATTGCCGGCTATGCCGGCGCTTATTACTGGTTGGGATATCAGGGTCTGCCGGCTTCGACCCTCGCCGTCGTTAAGGCGGCGATGTACCTGGCGGTACCGGCGCTGGCCGCCTTCACGGCCTTTGTCGCCTGGATCTTCGCCGAACGGACTTATAAGCGGTCAATGTTTTTCTTGGCCGTCGCTACTGTACTTATGGTCTCCGGCGAAACCGTTTGGATAGCGCAGTCTTTGGCCAAGGCGGGAGCAGTCGCGGCCCGGACGGGTTTGGGCGATTATCTGATTTCCGGCGGCTACTTATTTTTATGGGCGCTTCTCCTTTCAATGGCTAGGTTTAAGAATCTGCGCTTCCAGACCAACTTGAGGCGCTTGGTCGACGTTTATCTATACCTGCTCTTCACGGCCCTCCTTGTGTGGAACATCAACTTCCGCTATGTGTTTCTAAAGATTAGTTCCTTTACCAATCTGGCGAACATAATAGTCGCCGTCGCCCCGATCCTAATTCTCGCGCTGGTCTTCGGCGTCGCCGCCAATACGGTCGGTTTTAAGCGCGGCCGCTGGCGCCCGTGGGACGTCTTAATCGCGCTCGGTGTAAGCTCATTGATCGCGGCCAGCGTAGGATTTACCTATCTCTCGGTTCGCGGCGCCTACTCGCCGGCGAATCCGGTGACCGCACTGCCCGATATCGGCTGGATGGCCGGTTACTTCATGTTTTTCCTGGCCGGAGCCTCATACCTTATGGCCGACGATAAATCTATCCATAAAGTCGATGAGGTGCGCGAACCAAGGCTCTTCAGCATGCCTCGCGAACTTCTCATCTACATTTCGATTCTCGGTTCGATTCTTTTGTTCTTGCCGCTGGCCTTCATGGATAATCCGGCCGCCTACGATAACTGGGTAATCCTGGTTTGCACCGTAATGCTCGTGCTGCTTGTTATCCTGCGAGCCTTCTTGTATGTGTCCTCGACCAACAAGCTCGTTTTAACCTCTCTAGTCGATTTGTTAACATGCGTAAACAACTACCAGTATCTTCAAACCAAACTGGATGCCGAACTGTCGCGTGCCATGCGATACAATGAGACTCTGTCGATCGCGTTGATCGATCTCTATAAATTCAGCGAGGTCAACAAGACACGCGGCCACGCCATGGGGGACGCCATCCTCAAGTCGTTCGCCAAGGTTTTACGTACTTACCTGCGTTTGCCGGACAGCGTCTGCCGCATCGGAGGCGACGAGTTTGCGATTATTCTGCCGCAGACGGGGTTGGACGGCGCGGAGACGGTATGCAACAGGATCAAGGAGACGCTGAAGGACAAGAATCATTCCGCGGTTTCCGTCTTTTTAAACGGCGTCAGCTGCGGTATCAGCTCCTACCCCGACCATGGCGAGGATCGGCAAACGCTGTTGGATAACGCGGAGATAGCGCTGAAATGGGCGGAGTCTCATGGCCGGGACCAGGTCGCGGTCTTTAACGCCAAGAAAATGGGCCAAATCGGGCAGAGCGGGGACGTTGCGGAAAACGGAAGTTAA
- a CDS encoding MerR family transcriptional regulator codes for MLKRIKEVADIAGVSVRTLHHYDEIGLLKPAAASQAGYRQYSEADLIRLQEILFFKELGFGLGEIKEILDQPGYERQDALLTHKQILREKNQRINKLIGAVDKTLDAMERGSIMSNEEMFGAFDEATIEEYKKEARGRWGGTEAYRESERRTAKYTKADWDRIGAESAEIHQRLADVMEAGVAPSDSEAQEQAGRWFKHIDKYFYPCTAEIFKGLGKMYVADPRFKKVYENIRPGLAEFMKQSMAVYADSVGA; via the coding sequence GTGTTGAAAAGAATCAAGGAAGTCGCCGATATCGCCGGCGTAAGCGTCCGAACGTTGCACCATTACGACGAAATCGGCTTGCTAAAGCCGGCCGCCGCCAGCCAGGCCGGCTATAGGCAGTATTCCGAGGCGGACTTGATCCGCTTGCAGGAGATTCTTTTTTTCAAAGAGCTGGGTTTCGGGTTAGGCGAGATAAAAGAGATTCTCGACCAGCCCGGCTACGAGCGTCAAGATGCGCTCTTGACGCATAAACAAATCCTGCGGGAGAAGAACCAACGGATCAATAAACTTATCGGAGCTGTGGATAAAACTCTAGATGCCATGGAAAGGGGTTCAATAATGAGCAACGAGGAGATGTTTGGCGCCTTCGACGAGGCGACTATCGAAGAATACAAGAAAGAAGCGCGGGGGCGCTGGGGCGGTACCGAGGCCTATCGGGAAAGCGAACGCCGGACCGCCAAATACACCAAGGCGGACTGGGATAGGATCGGCGCCGAGAGCGCCGAAATTCACCAGCGGTTGGCCGACGTTATGGAGGCAGGGGTAGCGCCGAGCGACAGCGAGGCGCAAGAGCAGGCGGGGCGGTGGTTTAAACACATTGATAAGTACTTCTACCCTTGCACGGCGGAGATCTTTAAAGGTTTAGGAAAGATGTATGTCGCCGACCCGCGTTTTAAGAAAGTCTATGAAAACATCAGACCGGGCCTGGCTGAATTTATGAAACAGTCAATGGCCGTCTACGCAGACAGCGTGGGCGCCTAA
- a CDS encoding ACT domain-containing protein, with protein sequence MSVKQISVFLENRSGRLYELCDELGKAGINMRALSIGEAADFGIVRMIVNDPAAARKMLADAGFTVAETDVLAVEIPDVPGGLAKVLGALKDKGINVEYAYAFVARSGDKAIVSMRVEDVDAAEFALTAAGYTLLDAAQLQNL encoded by the coding sequence ATGTCAGTCAAACAAATATCAGTATTCTTAGAAAACCGTTCGGGCAGGTTATATGAACTCTGCGACGAACTGGGCAAGGCCGGCATCAACATGAGGGCGCTGTCCATCGGCGAAGCCGCTGACTTCGGTATCGTTCGCATGATCGTTAACGACCCGGCCGCGGCCCGTAAAATGCTGGCCGACGCGGGTTTTACAGTCGCTGAAACCGACGTTCTGGCTGTCGAGATACCGGACGTTCCGGGCGGCCTGGCCAAAGTTCTCGGCGCTCTTAAAGACAAAGGGATCAACGTAGAATACGCTTACGCCTTCGTGGCGAGAAGCGGAGATAAAGCCATCGTCAGTATGCGCGTCGAGGATGTCGACGCGGCCGAATTCGCCTTAACCGCCGCCGGCTACACGCTTCTGGACGCAGCTCAACTTCAAAATCTATAA